In Sideroxyarcus emersonii, one DNA window encodes the following:
- a CDS encoding septation protein A has translation MKILFDLFPVILFFITFKFAGVFTATAASILATFAQVAWVKCRHGKVDTMLWVSLGIITVFGGATLLLHNETYIKWKPTVLYWFFSTALLLSPILFKKNLMRTLLQDKLPLPDSTWVNLNLAWGAFFAALGALNLYVAFNFQTDTWVNFKLFGVTGLIFMFILAQAAMLAKYVEADKHKVPADCAEEQPTATTHTHEDK, from the coding sequence ATGAAAATACTTTTTGACCTGTTTCCAGTCATATTGTTTTTTATCACCTTCAAATTCGCGGGGGTGTTCACGGCCACCGCCGCCTCCATCCTGGCGACATTCGCCCAGGTCGCCTGGGTGAAATGCCGCCATGGCAAAGTGGATACCATGCTGTGGGTCAGCCTGGGCATCATCACCGTATTCGGCGGCGCAACGCTGCTGCTGCACAACGAGACCTACATCAAGTGGAAACCGACCGTCCTTTACTGGTTCTTCTCCACCGCCCTGCTGCTCTCTCCCATCCTGTTCAAGAAGAACCTGATGCGTACCCTGCTGCAGGACAAACTGCCCCTGCCCGACTCCACCTGGGTGAATCTCAACCTTGCCTGGGGAGCGTTCTTCGCGGCGCTGGGGGCGCTCAACCTGTATGTCGCATTCAATTTCCAGACCGACACCTGGGTCAACTTCAAGCTGTTCGGCGTGACCGGACTGATCTTCATGTTCATCCTTGCCCAGGCAGCGATGCTGGCAAAATACGTCGAAGCAGACAAGCACAAAGTGCCGGCCGACTGCGCTGAAGAACAGCCCACGGCAACCACTCATACGCACGAAGACAAATAA
- the msrB gene encoding peptide-methionine (R)-S-oxide reductase MsrB: MSTFDKSDDEWREELTPEQYNICRECGTEPAFSGEYWDCQDIGIYRCICCGAPLFDSETKYESGTGWPSFWQPIDEDAIAYREGDPLGMDRIEVCCAACDAHLGHVFEDGPDPTGLRYCINSTALALDRK, translated from the coding sequence ATGAGCACGTTCGACAAATCAGACGATGAATGGCGCGAAGAGCTGACGCCGGAGCAGTATAATATCTGCCGCGAATGCGGTACCGAGCCGGCCTTCTCCGGAGAATACTGGGATTGCCAGGACATCGGCATCTACCGTTGCATCTGTTGCGGTGCGCCGCTGTTCGATTCGGAGACGAAATACGAATCGGGCACAGGCTGGCCGAGCTTCTGGCAACCGATAGACGAAGATGCGATCGCGTACCGCGAAGGAGATCCGCTCGGCATGGATCGCATCGAAGTCTGCTGTGCAGCATGCGATGCGCATCTAGGCCATGTGTTCGAAGACGGGCCCGACCCGACCGGATTGCGCTATTGCATCAATTCGACGGCACTCGCTTTGGATAGAAAATAA
- a CDS encoding YciI family protein, translating into MLYAIFGNDVPDSLQKRIAARPAHLERLQALQNEGRLLLAGPFPAVDALDPGMAGFTGSLIVAEFPSLEAAQTWAAADPYIAAGVYAQAAVRPFKKVFPG; encoded by the coding sequence ATGCTGTATGCCATCTTCGGAAACGATGTTCCAGACAGCCTGCAGAAACGCATTGCCGCGCGCCCCGCGCATCTCGAACGCCTGCAGGCGTTGCAGAACGAAGGCCGCCTGCTGCTGGCCGGCCCCTTCCCGGCCGTCGATGCACTCGATCCCGGCATGGCGGGCTTTACCGGCAGCCTCATCGTCGCAGAATTCCCCTCGCTCGAAGCGGCCCAGACATGGGCTGCGGCCGACCCCTACATCGCCGCCGGAGTCTATGCACAGGCCGCCGTCAGGCCCTTCAAGAAGGTCTTCCCGGGCTGA
- a CDS encoding glutathione S-transferase N-terminal domain-containing protein, with amino-acid sequence MRLIGSNTSPYVRKVRLVLLEKNLPHTYVVDPPSDPNSEAYRVNPLGRIPALILDDGTCVFDSPVIAEYADTLNDTPILIPRHDALARMRVKRGEALADGIMDSAVVVRGERLRPIEKQDQATLDLHLNAITRTLQHIAGQLGQREWCEGDNLTLADLALASAMIYLDLRQPERDWRSAHPNLASWFNRLSARQSVKIALKE; translated from the coding sequence ATGAGGCTGATCGGCTCGAACACCAGCCCCTACGTGCGCAAGGTGCGCCTGGTGCTGCTGGAAAAGAACCTCCCGCACACCTATGTGGTCGATCCCCCGAGCGACCCGAACAGCGAGGCCTATCGCGTCAATCCGCTCGGGCGCATCCCCGCGCTGATCCTCGACGATGGCACCTGCGTGTTCGATTCGCCCGTGATCGCCGAATATGCGGATACATTGAACGATACCCCCATCCTGATTCCGCGCCACGATGCGCTGGCCAGGATGCGCGTCAAACGCGGCGAAGCGCTGGCGGACGGCATCATGGATTCGGCCGTCGTGGTGCGCGGCGAGCGCCTCCGCCCGATTGAAAAGCAGGACCAGGCCACGCTCGACCTGCACCTGAATGCCATCACACGCACTTTGCAGCACATCGCAGGACAGCTGGGACAGCGCGAATGGTGCGAGGGGGACAACCTCACACTGGCCGACCTGGCGCTGGCCAGCGCGATGATCTATCTCGACTTGCGGCAGCCCGAACGCGACTGGCGCAGCGCGCATCCCAACCTCGCCTCCTGGTTCAACCGGCTCTCCGCACGCCAGAGCGTCAAAATTGCGTTAAAAGAGTGA
- a CDS encoding peptidylprolyl isomerase — protein sequence MLKFSRFALLSALLAIAATAQADDKAAAIVNGVSIPQARVDMRVQAAMQQGQPDSPELRKAIRDDIVNLEIISQTATKNGLDKQPEVAQQLELARQSVLAGAFVQDYTKSHPIADDVLKQEYEALKARVGNKEYKLSHILVDSEDEAKKVVAELKKKGAKFAKIAKAESKDPGAKNNGGDLGWAVPSNFVQPFAQAVLKLNKGEVSAPVQTQFGWHVIKLEDTRELKVPTFEEIKPNLEKRKQQEAIQKAIEELRSKAKIE from the coding sequence ATGCTGAAATTTTCCAGATTCGCCCTGTTGTCCGCCTTGCTGGCCATTGCCGCAACGGCACAGGCCGACGACAAAGCCGCAGCGATCGTAAACGGCGTATCCATCCCGCAGGCCCGCGTGGATATGCGCGTCCAGGCTGCCATGCAGCAAGGCCAGCCTGACAGTCCGGAACTGCGCAAGGCCATCCGCGACGACATCGTCAATCTGGAAATCATTTCGCAGACCGCCACCAAGAACGGCCTGGACAAACAGCCCGAAGTCGCGCAGCAACTCGAACTGGCCCGTCAGTCCGTGCTGGCAGGCGCGTTCGTACAGGATTACACCAAGAGCCACCCCATCGCCGACGATGTGCTGAAACAGGAATATGAAGCGCTGAAGGCGCGTGTCGGCAACAAGGAATACAAGCTCTCGCACATCCTGGTCGATTCCGAAGACGAAGCCAAGAAGGTGGTTGCGGAATTGAAGAAGAAAGGCGCCAAGTTCGCCAAGATCGCCAAGGCCGAAAGCAAGGATCCCGGCGCCAAGAACAATGGCGGCGACCTGGGCTGGGCGGTCCCCTCCAACTTCGTGCAGCCCTTTGCCCAGGCCGTGCTCAAGCTGAACAAGGGCGAGGTCAGCGCACCGGTACAAACCCAGTTCGGCTGGCACGTCATCAAGCTGGAAGACACGCGCGAACTGAAGGTGCCGACCTTCGAAGAGATCAAGCCCAACCTGGAAAAACGCAAGCAGCAGGAAGCCATCCAGAAAGCGATCGAAGAACTGCGCAGCAAGGCCAAGATCGAATAA